Genomic segment of Coregonus clupeaformis isolate EN_2021a chromosome 34, ASM2061545v1, whole genome shotgun sequence:
tctgaagtttgccaatgaacatctgaatgattcagaggagaactgggtgaaaatgttgtggtcagatgagaccaaaatcgagctctttggcatcaactcaacttgccgtgtttggaggaggaggaatgctgcctatgaccccaagaacaccatccccaccgtcaaacatggaggtggaaacattatgctttgggggtgtttttctgctaaggggacaacttcactgcatcaaaggaacgatggatggagccatgtaccgtcaaatcttgggtgagaacctccttccctcagccagggcattgaaaatgggtcgtggatggggattccagcatgacaatgacccaaaatacacggccaaggcaacaaaggagtggctcaagaagaagcatattaaggtcctggagtggcctagccagtctccagaccttaatcccatagaaaatctgtggagggagctgaaggttcgagttgccaaacgtcagcctcgaaaccttaatgacttggagaagatctgcaaagaggagtgggacaaaatccttcctgagatgtgtgcaaacctggtggccaactacaagaaacgtctgacctctgtgattgccaacatgggttttgccaccaagtactaagtcctgttttgcagaggggtcaaatacttatttccctcattaaaatgcaaatcaatttctaatgttttttacatgcatttttctggattgttttgttgttattctctctcactgttcaaataaacctaccattaaaatgacagactgatcatgtctttgtcagtgggcaaacgtgaaAGAAACAAATGGGGTTATGAAACGGGGGTGAGTTTGGCGAAAGCCTCGTAGCcaacactgtactgtactctctacATCCTGGACCCATTTAGTACCGCACAGCAAACTGCTTCATTTGACTAATTGGTTTGTTCACGCACAGAAGATTGGTTGTCAAACATCGGTTTTAGAATTGTTACTTTTTCACGGCTGTCTGCCAGGGTTGTCCGGAGAAATAATGTTCAAAGTTAGCTACGAGGCTTTCTGCAAACTCACCTCAGTTTAGTTATGGTCAGACCCTCAGGATATACAcagagtgtaccaaacattaggaacatcttcctaacattgagttgcaccccctttggccctcagaacagcctcaattcatcagggcatggactacaaggtgtcgaaagcgttccacagggatgctcgctcatgttgactccaatacttcccacagttgtgtcaagttggctggatgtcctttggaccattcttgatacacatgggaaactgttgagtgtgtgtgaaacccagcagcgttgcagttcttgacactcaaactggtgcgcctggcacctactaccataccccgttcaaaggcacttaaatcttttgtcttgctcattcaccctctgaatgacacacatacacaatctgtctcaattgtctcaaggcttaaaaatccttctttaacctgtctccttcccttcatatacactgatttgaagtggatttaacaggtgacatcaataagcaatcatagctttcacctggagtcacctggccagtctgtcatggaaagagctcttcttaatgttttgtatactctgtgtAAATCTATGCTTTTTCTCTCaaactattcaccatcactttaATTCAATAGAAGAGCTCTCTTGCAGCACACTCACTGTTATTGTTCTATGCTCTTAACATCAAACGGATTGACTAAGTAGGATGAACGACTGCACTTAAAAAGGGAACCTAGACAGTGAACCTGTTCTTTTGGAGAAGACCCCATCATGGCATGTGCTGTTTTAAAGATGGAGACTATTGACTGATGAAGAGAGTCAATGTATCAACACCCTCTGTCTCCAGTGCTTTATTGGCAACAACAAGTTGTCTGTTATTTTAACCTGATCTTCTATCTTAACCTCTCTCTCAGTATATTCGACGCGGTGTACTCGCTCATCAAGAACAAGATCCACCGGCTGCCCGTCCTCGACCCGGTCAGCGGCAACGCACTTTATATCCTCACGCACAAGAGGATCCTCAAGTTCCTCCAGCTCTTCGTAAGTAGGCCTAGCGCTGGGCTCTCATATAAATACACACACTGTGGATGGGAATGTAAGAGCATGCTGCCCCCTGTTGGATTTCGAAAGAATTAAAGattccatttttacattttagtcatttagcagacgctcttatccagagcgactaacatgagcaattagggttaagtaccttgctcaagggcacattgacatatGTTTCACCTagacggctcggggattcaaacacTCTTAATCgctgggctacctgccgccccatctgACGAGAGCGGCAAAGGAAACGTACAAAGGCAGGGTGATGAAAGGATGAAGACCGAGCCTAGAGAGCTGTCCTTGGCTGATTCAGTAGAGGATTAGTTGAATCTATCTGATTGCCTGGGATGACCACCTCGCCAGTCAAGAGGAGAGAGTGTGATGACTATACAATGTAGTTACCCGTTTCAAATCCATTAAATACAGGAGATtaatttaaattaatttaatcGGTTTGAGAGTTGGAGTCCAATGAGGATTCCTTGAATTCCTGTGAACTGTATTCCATTTTGTTCGATTTCCTGAATTGACTGTGTTAACAGGGTAGCACTGTAGCAGTCTGCTGGCTAGAGAAGCAGTGTTGTCGAAATGTAAGGTGTCTGACCTGTAGAAGTGAGTGTGAAATGTAAACCACCTCTGGATAATGAAATAGACAGCAGGAAAGACGTTTGGAAACATGAACCCACTTGACCGAAGGACATCCGTCTGTCCAGCGTTAGACGAAATGATAGACCAGAGGTGActgcacacacagggacagataCTGACCGAATATAAGACGGACAGAGAGAATATGAGACAGATTGGAAAAAATACACACATTCATTAGTAATATGAGAAGGGCATATTGCAAGAAGGACAGATAAACCGGACAGACCGACATGGACAATATCAAATGGGACAGGTACACTGCTAGAAAAAGACAGAGCTGACACACTACATTAGACGGTCAAATGGAGGTGAACCGTTTAGTTGATACTCAAATGTCTTGTCTCTCCTATCTCTGGGTTGTGTTTATTAGGGCACGCAACAAAAACTTTTGCAACATTTCTGAACAGAAAATGAAAATGAGTGTTTCTCATTGGCCATGTCCAGGTAGTGCTGCCtggtttcagtctgttttctaacGTTTCCCCCAAAAAATCTCGCTTCTGAACATATCCTAGGTGTGTGAGATGCCAAAGCCTGCCTTTATGAAGCAGACCCTGGAGGAGCTGACCATTGGCACCTACCACAACATCGCCTTCATCCACCCTGACACACCCATCATCAAGGCCCTCAACATCTTTGTGGACCGGAGGGTGTCCGCACTACCAGTGGTGGACGAGTCGGGTATGTGTGTGCATCAGGCAGAGCCTATGTCTGTGGTGATGTATGATTTTTGTGAAGTTGGATTCTGAATCTCTTTGGTTTTGCTCTTTTCAGGGAAAGTTGTGGATATCTATTCCAAGTTTGATGTCATTGTAAGTAATCCCTTTTCTTAACACTTCATGGAACACCCTTTTAAGAAGTTTACTAATTTGTTGTTGACGAATATTCCTTATCATAAGTGTACGGTGAACATTCAGAGATGGACCAACTAGTTGTTTGTCTTCGCTGTGTGTAGAACCTTGCTGCTGAGAAGACCTACAACAACCTGGACATCACAGTGACCCAGGCTCTGAGGCATCGCTCGCAGTACTTTGAGGGCGTCATGAAGTGCAACCGGCTCGAGACACTGGAGACCATCGTGGACAGGATAGTCAAAGCAGAGGTGAGATTGACACACGCCCCTGACCTGACCTGAAAACCGTCTCCTGTCACAGCCTCAGACATGGTAGCCTAATAACATAACATCTCTCCTGTCCGTCTGACATGGTAGCCTAATAACATAACATCTCTCCTGTCAGTCTGACATGGTAGCCTAATAACATAACATCTCTCCTGTCAGTCTGACATGGTAGCCTAATAACATAACATCTCTCCTGTCAGTCTGACATGGTAGCCTAATAACATAACATCTCTCCTGTCAGTCTGACATGGTAGCCTAATAACATAACATCTCTCCTGTCAGTCTGACATGGTAGCCTAATAACATAACATCTCTCCGGTCAGTCTGACATGGTAGCCTAATAACATAACATCTCTCCTGTCCGTCTGACATGGTAGCCTAATAACataacccccctcctcctcctttcacccctcttcctcctttcacccctctctcctcctctctcatccccaggtccacaggctggtggtggtgggggagaaTGCCCGCATCGTGGGCATCGTGTCCCTGTCGGACATCCTGCAGGCCCTGGTGCTCACCCCTGCAGGTATAAACGCTGAGCATTCCTCCTAAacgtatttgaaagtattttagTTATATATTTAACCAAGGTCTAGTCTGGGTTGACCGAGGCTCTTAACTTGCTGTGGAGTGTGACTGGGATTTCCCTCTGGGATACTGAAGCATGCTGGATGAAGGGACTGACAAGGGGACCACTCTATGTGGAATACACAGGGTTTGCTTGCTTCAACATAAGCAAGCTTGTGTGTTTTTAGTATGGTTTGTGGCTAAGGGTGTCTTTCTGTTGTATTCAAATATATGTTCTAGCATGAGTGACAATGTTCCTTGTGTGTGCCATGTCATGAAGGCTGATAATGAGTAGCAGGCCCTTCTATTTATCCTGACACTCTCCATGCATCCAtgcccaccctctcctctcctcttatctcctcCTTGATGGATTGCTTCTCTACCACTTCCCGCCTCCATTCATTCCTCTTTCCCGCCTCCATtcattcctcttcctctcctccattcattcctcttcctctcctccattcatTCCTCTTGCCCTCCTCTCCATTCCGCTTTCCCTCCTCCAttcattcctctttctctcctctcctctttccctcctctcctccattcctctctctcctccattcattcctttctctcctctcctccattcctctttccctcctctcctccattcctctttccctcctcccctccattccgctttccctcctcccctccattccgctttccctcctcccctccattccgctttccctcctcccatccattccgctttccctcctcccctccattccGCTTTCCCTCCTCCATtcatttctttctctcctctcctctttccctcctctcctccattcctctctctcctccattcattcctttctctcctcccctccattccgctttccctcctcccctccattccgctttccctcctcccctccattccgctttccctcctccctccatacctctttccctcctcccctccatacctctctccctcctccattcctctttccctcctctcctccattcctctttccctcctctcctccattcctcttcctctcctctcttccattcttcgttccctcctcccctccattcctcgttccctccattcctcgttccctcctcccctccattcctcgttccctcctcccctccattcctcgttccctcctcccctccattcctcgttccctcctcccctccattcctcgttccctcctccccctccattcctcgttccctcctccccctccattcctcgttccctcctcccctccattcctcgttccctcctcccctccattcctcgttccctcctcccctccattccTCGTTCCCtcgttccctcctcccctccattcctcgttccctctcctccattcctcgttccctccattcctctttccctcctccattcctcttcctcccctcctttcctctttccctcctctcctccattcttctttccctcctcccctccattcctcgttccctcctcccctccatacctctttccctcctctcctccatacctctttccctcctctcctccatttctctttccctcctctcctccattcctcctctcctcttcctctcctccattcctcttcctctcctccattcctctttccctcctgtcctccattcctctttccctccaccattcctctttccctcctccattcctatttccctcctttcctccattcctatttccctcctctcctccattcctcgttccctcctcccctccattcctcgttccctcctcccctccattcctcgttccctcctcccctccattcctcgttccctcctcccctccattccTCGTTCCCTcgttccctcctctcctccattcctcgttccctccattcctctttccctcctccattcctcttcctcccctcctttcctctttccctcctctcctccattcttctttccctcctcccctccattcctcgttccctcctcccctccatacctctttccctcctctcctccatacctctttccctcctctcctccatttctctttccctcctctcctccattcctcctctcctcttcctctcctccattcctcttcctctcctccattcctctttccctcctgtcctccattcctctttccctccaccattcctctttccctcctccattcctatttccctcctcccctccagacCCACTGTCTGATCCCAGCCTCTATCCATCAGAGAGGCTCTCTCTCATCTCTACATGTCAACACATTTCCCCCCTGCTATAACCATCCAGAATTGGTTTAAATAGTAATTTTCTTTCAAATATTTCAGCTTTgcttgattgagtttgcctgGCGCACTTCAGACAGGCTTAAAACACTCAAAGCATTTCTTTCAACACAGACTCTACACCTTCAGTTCGTTCAAATGTAAGATGTTTTATTTGGAGAAGACATACCGTCTCATTGGTATTATTGTGAGAGCTCACCATGTATCAGTACATTTCCTTGTGATTCATCTCGAATGTCAGGAAGGAACATCCCATGTTGCGGAGGTCCTAAGTTGCTTGTCAGATGAGCCACATCACCGGAGGTCTAGAATCTTCCACAAAGCAGAATTATCTCACTCTCCATACAACTATTACATTTTATGTCTCTTTTTCACACGACTAAAGTTGGCTAAGGAACACCAGAGTGCCAAGGATTATCAATACTGATATCAATACTGCTGTGGCCCATCTCTAAGTAAACCTTGTCAGAAAAGCCACACACCTGGActggtccaataagaaatgctcattttcattatctgttgcaaaacatttgaaaacccttttcTGTTGTGTTCCCAACCCCAGTTTTCAGCCTGTCAGAGAGATGAGGGAGTTGTGCAGGCGTTGGGTTGATTACTGTGTATCTAGATGTAGAACACTGCATATTAATGATCTGCTTGAGGAAGTGTGGTGAATATTAACACGCACCGTATTAAAACAGAAATGCAAGACCTCACATTTCTGAGGTTAAGACAATTGTGTAATACATTTTATAtaagaacacacacagagatgccaCCAACAAACAAACAGGCGGCCTCTCCTGAGCAGCAGCAGTAATTGAATCACAAATATTTTGACTTGGATAGAGACATGATGTGAGATCACAGCCATTTACGGCCAAATAGATTTAGCCTCATGCTTAATTTAGATTATCTTATCTAAATGCATTAATCAGGAAACCCAGGTCTTAAGTTAGAATGGGTATGCAGCTAATTACACTTAATGAGAACAGAACTAGATTTCCACTGCTAACTGGTCATTTACACATCTCTGCATGCAGCTGCATGAGCATGGTTAAGAGCCCCTGAGACACGTCCATACTAACCCAACTCTTctggctctttctctctccaggcaTCGGCAGGAAGAGCAGCCAACCACAATCAAAAGCGGAGGTAGAGACTGAGGCTCCACCATAAATATTGGTAGAGGTAGAGACTGAGGCTCCACCATAAATATTGGTAGAGACCGAGGCTCCACCATAAATATTGGTAGAGGTAGAGACTGAGGCTCCACCATAAATATTGGTAGAGACCGAGGCTCCACCATAAATATTGGTAGAAGTAGAGACTG
This window contains:
- the prkag2a gene encoding 5'-AMP-activated protein kinase subunit gamma-2a isoform X4 encodes the protein MLDKLDLEDEAVEESESDIYMRFMKSHKCYDIVPTSSKLVVFDTTLQVKKAFFALVANGVRAAPLWETKKQSFVGMLTITDFINILHRYYKSPMVQIYELEEHKIETWRELYLQETFKPLVNISPDASIFDAVYSLIKNKIHRLPVLDPVSGNALYILTHKRILKFLQLFVCEMPKPAFMKQTLEELTIGTYHNIAFIHPDTPIIKALNIFVDRRVSALPVVDESGKVVDIYSKFDVINLAAEKTYNNLDITVTQALRHRSQYFEGVMKCNRLETLETIVDRIVKAEVHRLVVVGENARIVGIVSLSDILQALVLTPAGIGRKSSQPQSKAEVL